The Spea bombifrons isolate aSpeBom1 chromosome 7, aSpeBom1.2.pri, whole genome shotgun sequence genomic interval TCCTTAAAGAAAATACAAGATGCAGACATTTAATCCAACAACCCAGGGTTACAAACGGATTGCGCACAgataaaaaggggttaaaataataaaaaaatctagaagaaaaaaaacgcatAGCTGGAgagcttttaaaaatatacagacgGCAACCAGACAGtgatttacaaataataataaaacatggcgGATCTCTGCAGATGCCCGGCTGGGATTCCTACCCCGAGGCACCGGGGCAGCTTGGTCCAAGACGCAGTTAAAGTACCATTTCTACCGTCACAGCACACCCTAGTGGTCATGTAACTGTACTGCGGACAGCATCAGTATAGTAACACTGTATTCCAGAAAGCAAGGGGTTAATGCTTTTCCAAACGTAACAAGCAGAGTATTTAAAAAGTAGTTGATACAGGCATGGGGGTCGCAGCAAAAGTACAGCGGTAATGTGAGATATTTGGTATACAGCGGTGTCAGGTGTCTATATATCCCAGCGCACCCCGACCTCCCTCTTCCTGATTGGAGGCTCATATATCACATGGGCAGGAAACAGGAGGAAGAGTGCCCAGAAAGCCCAAAGCCTCGCAACACTAACGCCGAAATCTTTACTACGTTAAAGCAGCCATTGGCTACAGAAAACACGACATGCCGGCTctattttaacactttgttCCCCAGGTGTTCTATTAGCTCGCGCATGTGAGTGGTGTATCCTAATAACAGAGTTACGCTGTGATTGGGTATTCCAGAGTAGCTTCTGTGCCACCTGCCAATTAAAAACAACTAAATTGGAATAATTTAGTAAATTTGATTCAAAGAGCAAAAGAAAGAACAGTAAACAAAGCGTGTGGACCCCCAATAGTCTGTTACAGCTATCTTATGTATTTATACTTCTTTCTAAAattcacacaagaaaaaaagcaaaaaaaagttaacagaaACTCCACTTTCTGACTAATGTATATGAATAAgatatggaatttttttttttttataaaatttggGATCCAGCAGGTTATCGGTCACTCGAAGGAGGGAACTCGGAAACTACAAGAAAGTCTATAATCGTTTATAACGAGAGGAGCGTCGTAGCAGCCAGAACCGGATTCAAGTACCgtaatcattaaccccttcgatggCAGACGTGCAAGGAACAAACGGCTCTAGAAGTCAAAACTCCTGCAACACCTCGGCCCAATGGAGTGAAGCTTCGCGCAGACcttagtgtgtggggggggccaTAAAAATGGCAGTGCAATCCTAGAACAGGGTCCATTCCAAGAAGAGGGGGTGAAATCATCCCGATACGTTCACGTCTGCGCCAGAGATAACTCCTCTAAGCCGTTCTTTCCTATCCGGTAGCGAGCGAGGTCCTTCCTCGTCACCAAGCCAACCACCTGtcacagaaaagaaaattaaataaaaaacacagaaaaactaaaaaaaaataataaatcttattggataaaaataaaagaaaatgtgactaTAGCCGGAGACTTCTAAAAACCCTTAAAATGGttgaaataacaaaattatCCCGAAAAAAAAGGGCTGGTGCGTTGGCATCACAGCCAGGCGGCGGCTTGTAGTGTCACAGAAGGACTGTCACAGCCGGACACGAGGACAAATATCCCAACAGAACTCTGGATCTCCACAAAATGCCCCAGGCATCGCGGGGAAAAGTAATTAATTGCCCCCCTCCCCAGGGTAAAAGACTTGCAAGTGGGTGCCGGCCACATAGGAACTTACTCTGTTGCGATTGTCCACCACGACCAAGTGCCTCAGGCCGAGGGCACGGAATAATCGGAAGACTCTCGGCAGAGACGCTTCCTGCGACAAACAAAGAAGACACTTAACATTCTACCGGTCATCGGCACGAAGCCTCTCCCCGGCGCGACTCCCGGGCTTCAGGGGGTAAACGCTCGGCTACCTGCGGGACCGTGTACGGCGTCGGGTTCATGAACTCCGTCAGATCCATCAGACACTCGCGCTCGTCCTGCGACACGTGGATGGACTGGATGGGAGGGAAGCGGGGGTAGGCGTCCCGGAAATCTTTCAGCGTCAGACGCCCCTGTATTACGCTGAGATTTTCCCTCTCGACGAACACCTACGGGAGAGCGGAGGAAAGGCGAAGAAAGTGAGTGGAGGTTCGGGGTAATTAATTAAGCTTTCATCCGAGTCCTCGGCACCGGCGGCCAGAGTTCTCTGTCATTGTTTTATTAGCCAGATTTGGCAGAATTTTCTacatagaagctgcagcttccttaCGTTCTTACCTTGTGTTTGAGGAGAACGATCAGCTGGGATCGGAGGATTAACCCGCAGAGCCGGTGCGGCTGCAGAGAAACAAAGTCTGGATTAAAAACGAGTGAGAAGTTCGTGAAGATTTCGTCTAATCGGCAGCGGCCATTTTTTTAGATCATTACAGGGTAAGCTTCCGGCACCAGGGCCACAGGCCGGTTCGGCACTCGCACTCATCTCATTGCATGTGGCTTATGGAGTTGGGGAAGGAGTTTGCTCTCAATATGGGAATAATCAAAAATGGATGACTGAAGCTCATTTAACTTCTGCATCACGAAGGACAAACCCTAGCGAGCTtcactggccctgcataatgtatagttacatcagCAAGGCTTCTTCAAAGTCTTACACAGTGAATTATTCATCACACGGGGCCAGTTCAGTCCTTCTTGCCGGAGAAACCCGACAGCGTTGGTCCTCCATAAAGAATGGTGAAGTGACAGAGCCAGGACCAAGGCCGGCGGACCCCCTACTTCCATTCCCATCGTGGTTTCAAGGTGGTCCTCCTCACCTGCCCAGCTTCCCCATTATTTTCAACCACAGGAAAGCCATTATGGTTGGACGTCGCGTTGCTCAAAAGGTCTACGACGATGCCAACTTTCTCTCGCCGTTTCAGGCAGGTGACAGGAGAGCTCATCACCTCCCTGCGGgaaatacaccaaaaaaaaaagaattacggAAACAAAGCTACAGCGAGAACCATCATCATCCAAAGGAAAACCATCATTAATCCAACATAATTGTCTCATTTACTCtgggttttttaaattatatttttgttgagggCCGGCCTATTTACCCTCAAAATAAGAGCTTGCAGTCGCACAGAATGAACACAAGAGGGCAGAATAACCCCGAATACTTTACACCCCAAATGACTGGTTCTGTATATTCTAGAGAAAAAATACGGATATCTCCagaaatctataaatatatcgGCAGCGAATCACAGCGGCTTCTGAACCCCCGGATTCCAGGCGGGCGAGAATCGGGTCGGTTTTTACCCACCTGGCAGTGAGCGAGTGCGACGTGACCGGGGGCTCCCAGTGTAAGAACGGGACACTTTGGAGCTTTATGTGAAGATCATAGAGACCCTGAAACGGGAGGAAGATATTTAAACGTATAGACAGACCCATCGCTGTCAGCGAGGTCGCTCAGGGACCCCCTTACCTCGATAAAGAAGTCTCCCACGATCTTAGCGGTGATCAGGACCAGCATGATTGGGAAGCCGTAGGTGACGTTTCCAGTGGCTTCCACCATGATGACCGTGAGGCTCAGTGTCATTCTTACTATTCCACCTGAGAAGAAGCAGACAAGCAGCTAGACCACAAGAACTGAATCCAAAAGCCTGAACATGCGCAGAGTAAGGCGGGTGAACTTCTTGGTTTGGGGTATAAAGGGGGTGATTTTCTACCTGATGGGGCATTATGCAGCTCGTCAGACGTCCAGCCTAATCCAAGACAATTTAATCTATCGCTATGAGCCACGCTGCTCTAAAAACGGGCACGGCGGGATGCCACGACCCCCGGGGCAGAGTCACCGCTCCCTGTACTCACCAAGCTGCGCTGCGGCCCCCATGAGCGCATACTTCCCAGGATCGGCCCACACCTTcaagacacaaaaaaacaattaatactTGTACAGGAGTAGCCCATCTCTAAGTCTAGTAAGTACGTTGAACACacaatttattgatttattattttttttgggggggcccCTGGGTCCAGCCACGTACGGAGTTAGGAATATACGTGAGGAAGATCCCGAAAAGCCGTCCCCAGGCGGCTCCCAGCAGCAGGGACGGGATGAAGACCCCGGCAGACACGGTTAATCCGTACGTCCAGCAGGCCAGGAAGAAATACAGGAGCGTGAAGGAACCCAGGGTCTGCGGTTTGAAGGTCCCTACAGACAAGCAGGAAAAGACAGGGTTAAAATGGAGCCGGGAACGGCATCACTCCCCAAATAATATACTGAAAGGGAAGGGTTAAAGCCGACCTGGAGGATCGTGGAAGAGGCTGCGCACGCTTCTCTCCGGGGTGTTGAAAAACGCAGACGCCATCGCGTTATACTCCCCATCGGAACAGAACAGCTACAGGGACAAAACGGgaacatagaattaaacattagATCGGCCCCCatatctagtcgcccgtttctcctgccgtaaagaaatcttaatcagtcgttggtctcgtctgagattcgggagccgtatgtctatcccctcactgtattaccatctaccacctctgctgggagactgttccatttagatAGACATATGTGAATGCATTTAGTTTGTGTTCGGGGACTCCTGATTGGTCACTGCATTTATACAGAGCTCCATGTAATGATGAACTTTCTTGCTCTTTAAACTTCTTTACCTGCAGCGGGTACTCCACGGCCCCCTCGCGCAGCGACTGGCAGTCAGCAGAATAGTAAATCAGGACAAATGCAACGGTGGCGGTAACAGCGGCCACCAACATGGCTTCCATCACCTGCAGGTAACGGCGGTGGAGATATCTGGGGGGCGACAGAGAGGAGATGAAGCGGAAGAAAAAATGGGGTAtgatgggggggagggggtttaGAGAGGTCACCAAGAATCCCAGCATAATATTCCGCATCCCGAGCAAGAGACGGGAGACAGGACGACCCCCCCCCTCTAAAAAGCTTGGCTTTGCTGGAAGCGAAACGCGCCGGATATTCCAGAACAGGAAGTGTGGAATCGACACCAATTCCCCCGTCACTGATGAGAAAATAAGCTGTTTTCTGCCCCCCTCCCTTAATGTTTAAACCAGGAAGATGGGAGAAGCAGAATATGCTATTATTGACATAAAGGCCGCGTTCCGATTCATTCTCCCCGGGACCGGACGCCGTGACCTGATCTCAGACACACGGCAACAGACGGAGAATTACCGTATCCGGAACATAGTCAGCCAATTGTTCAGGGCGTTGAATAAAGCCCCCAGCATCCCGCCTGCACAGGGGAGAAAAAAGTAATCAATGAGACGCGCAGAGCGCCCACAGCATCCCCCGCTAACAGCCGGCCGATCCGAAGTCATAAAGTAATTACTGAATGaatgcaaaatgtatattttctgctTCAGGTATAGGGTACCTGTACTGGCTCCGCCCTCTGGCGacagccccatatgcaaatgaCTGCTCATTTTAGCTGTTCATTTGCACATGGAGTTGTGTGGACTCAAAAGGGGCGGAGACCAGTACATGTCAATCATTCTTTCGATCCGCGCATCTGCTTGCGTTCCTGAGATGCTAAACCTGGATTTTTTCTCCCAAATAGATTCTGGGAACCCTCCTTGTTACCCTGCCCCCATCCAAACAgacattcaggagccgtatgtctatccctcactgtattaccctctaccacttctgctgggaggctgtccccaTTTGTCTATCTAACCTCTTACCTATTGCCCCCATGCAGATGAATATCGGGAGTTCAAAGTATTTGTAGCTATTCTCCTGCAAGACAGAGACAAGAATTAcaccaaaaaaggaaaaaaataagttataaaatattaaatattattttattaaacaaatccaGATCTGCCCCAAAACAGAGGGGATTTATGGGATTATTTTCACAGGCGTCAATAACCGCATCTGCCCTAAAATGACCTAACATGAGATATCAGGCCTAAAAATACGTTCCAAATAATGAAAAACTctgaataaatcattttttggcTCGAATGCCAGGTCTCAGTAACCTCTGCATGATAGAAGCAGATCTAAATTGGATCCATTCACCGGAGGAGAGGGTTACAAGCCCAGGGCATTACCGCGGGGGCCATGGGACCGGCTCGTGACTATACACGGTGTCTCACATCAATGTAGGATATTAACAGGAATTTTAAGTATAAAGAACACGGAATTGGCTTTTAATCCGGGATTCATTTGGAAAGGGGCGGCTAACGGGCCGGGGAACTCTCTGCATGACACACAGAGGACTCCTGTGTCCTAAAGCAGACGGAGGGGATCTTACAGCCGAAACACAGAACcggccggcagatcggccccatacggccctcctaccagaaaaaaaccccatcaCTCACATCCGTGTCAAACCTCCCGAAGTTGATGAGACCCGGGTTAGAAAGGTCTCCCGGCTTCCGGTTGTAAATACTCAGGACGAAGTTCAACGTGAAGGTCGAGATCATAGAAGCGAAGAACTGAAAAGGAAGAGGAGATGAGCTCCggggacaaaaaaatcaaaagacaAGTCGGACTATTATTACcgtaaacagaaaacaaaaac includes:
- the CLCN7 gene encoding H(+)/Cl(-) exchange transporter 7; its protein translation is MADVSKKVSWSGREEDGESTPLLNGTGTAGAQPARQYSSLVRIGQLSTVDLEDENQELETELSTNIVKEVTHSENLLSLKYESLDYDNSENQLFMEEERRINHAAFRTVEVKRWVICGMIGILTGLIACFIDIMVEKLAGLKYQVIKDNIDKFTEKGGLSFSLLLWATLNAGFILIGSLLVAYVEPVAAGSGIPQIKCFLNGVKIPHVVRLKTLMVKVAGVILSVAGGLAVGKEGPMIHSGAVIAAGISQGRSTSLKRDFKIFEYFRRDTEKRDFVSAGAAAGVSAAFGAPVGGVLFSLEEGASFWNQLLTWRIFFASMISTFTLNFVLSIYNRKPGDLSNPGLINFGRFDTDENSYKYFELPIFICMGAIGGMLGALFNALNNWLTMFRIRYLHRRYLQVMEAMLVAAVTATVAFVLIYYSADCQSLREGAVEYPLQLFCSDGEYNAMASAFFNTPERSVRSLFHDPPGTFKPQTLGSFTLLYFFLACWTYGLTVSAGVFIPSLLLGAAWGRLFGIFLTYIPNSVWADPGKYALMGAAAQLGGIVRMTLSLTVIMVEATGNVTYGFPIMLVLITAKIVGDFFIEGLYDLHIKLQSVPFLHWEPPVTSHSLTAREVMSSPVTCLKRREKVGIVVDLLSNATSNHNGFPVVENNGEAGQPHRLCGLILRSQLIVLLKHKVFVERENLSVIQGRLTLKDFRDAYPRFPPIQSIHVSQDERECLMDLTEFMNPTPYTVPQEASLPRVFRLFRALGLRHLVVVDNRNRVVGLVTRKDLARYRIGKNGLEELSLAQT